cacacatccCATCTCCCTCGGCCATAACCTTCACTCACCCTGCTTcagactccagctgtttttgcctggctgggatgtgtccctTAAGCTCTGattgtgcctcttgcttgtctggatggaggatagtgAGGGGTGTGTGGCACTATGTGCataaaccagcctactgtacaggTAACGTTTGCATTGATttcccctcccacttttgcctctggcatgtggcccttggaaggttgctaAGGAGGGAATGAGACCCTCGGGCTGATAGAGATTCCTTACCCTGTACCCCATGAGACCATTTGAAGTAATAGAcattgccatctctctctctctctctctctctctctctctctctctgtgtgtgtgtgtgagagagagagagagagagagagagagactattaaATCCAGAGTTtcaaattacctaactgcaccagTGTTCTCAGGTAGAGATGGATGAAACTCActgtttcagtttctcccagtttctcattttcctaataAAAGTTCGATTCtttatatttccacatcagttttcagattttttttttttaaaaaatgaaaattcatcagctttTTAGCCTAATATAcacttccctccccccaagcGATTTACCCTAATATCAGgcacttttgtatgttattttttacTAACATCTACATTTGAACACACActttatgtgcatttttgtatgcattacttggttggagaactgccttgcaaaattcagagatgtttgaatttcaaaggatggctgcattccGTTTCAAGTACTGaaataagtttgcctttaaatgcaaacagaaccaAATGTCTCCTCCATCCTTATACTCAGACCAGCTGGGCTTGAGTGTCCAATGTTCCAGAAAATACAATCCCCTCTTTTGCTGCTTCGTTCcttatttccttcctcctccccttttggTTTCTCTGTTCTCGGGTGCTCTTGTTCCTTTGCTTCCACacactagccccccccccaaaaaaacctctctcCACTTTGCTTGGCCTTCCTTGCTCCCTGCCCTGTGTCTAGCTCCTTTTCTCAAGGCTTCTCGTGGCAAAGGGATCCGGCAATTCCCATGCACAGGTGCAAAATCTCTTGACGTGGCGCTGGCCCCCGGGCAAATCCCCATAATGCTGTGTCTCCTCAGCCCAGCGGAAATAACGCGTTGTGGCAGGTAGTGGAATTCAACAGACCAAGAATATCTGCTAGTGCGGGAAAGGCTCTGCCAAGCAGGCTTCCAAACACCTGTCTCTCAGAGCCCCAGAGCCTTGTTCCCAAAGCTACAGGTAGCAGTAGAAAGACCCCTGCAGACAGCAAGCCTGCCCAAATGCCCCTGGCCCCTCCCTTGTTCATCTTCACTCAGTGCTCCCAGTCTATGTGATCAAAGTGACACTCTCCGATGTGCAAACCCTCCAAAGTTTTGCAAGTGAAAAATCAAGACACCAGGGGTCAGGATTGGGGCTAGGGGTCACTCCCCAGAACCTCCCTGTTGCAGCTTGCTAAAATGGTTCTActtaagataaaggtaaagggacccctgaccattaggtccaatcgcagacgactctggggttgcggcgctcatctcgctttattggccaagggagccagcatacagcttccgggtcatgtggccagcatgactaagccgcttctggcaaaccacagcagcgcacagaaacgccgcttGCCTTCTCACcacggcggtacctatttatctacttgcactttgacgtgctttctaactgctagttggcaggagcagggaccgagcaacaggagctcaccctgtcgcggggattcaaaccgccgaccttctgatcggcaagccctaggctctgtggtttaacccacagcgccacccgtgtcctactTTGTACTACAATGTACTATGCATCAATTTACTCTGCAAAACCTTGTCCAACGATGAGAGGCCACAGATAGCCTTGAAAAGAGGCTGTGAACTATTACTGAGAGTTCAAAATCAGCCTAGGCAGCACACTACCCCAtgaatgtgtagaaactagcctactgtataaaggtaacATTTATATTGATTGCACCACCCGTTTTAGTGGGCTTCAGGCTGAAAAATCAGTCCCATGCTTCTTTTAGGGAAAGCTGCAATTTCTGGCGACCAAACTTGAGGAGATCTATCATCTCCCCGCTttctgttttggggttgttgtttttttgtaaatagcaactggggtggggtggattcaGATTAGGACCACAGCACTGATGGAAGAAGGCATTTAACAATTTCCCTCCAGTGCCACTTTCCCAATATAacttcccttcccaaacagctgCTTGCCCATTAGGAAAAGTTGTGTTGGTGCCTGCAAGTTTTtccaaaacagatttttttaaaaaaccttgcaGCTTTTTAGTCAGAGGTACAGACAGAAGGGCAAATTTTAACTCCCCACAAACCCAGAATGGCAGCTCAAATTTCTCTCATATACACATCCAAACACACAAATAATTTCATCTGCTATGCGCTAATAACATTCTCCTACTTTTAGAGAGGGGCAAATgtgccaattttggtttctttcaagCTCTCCCTCCCTATccttctctctttcacacactgtataataaaaacacaatgctGTCCAcgttttcacatcagtttgcagggGGGTTTTTTAcggcatgaaaattcatcagcatcttacTCAGATCTCTCACAACATGCATGAGTTTGTATGCAATTCTTCCCAAATATGCACATTCTTGCAAAgcatcccccctcccatttttgctGGTTATTCTCAAtaagtgcattttaatgcatattttaccCACGaaagtgcatttttgtacacgctgtgtggctggagaactgcattgcaaagttcagtaaagtgtgaatttcgaaaggtggctgtgctttggttttcatattatttcagaaaatatCAATCGGACCTTCAGAGGACAACTAAATCTAATTTATTCCCCTACCTTACAAGACTGTTATAAGGGTAACAGGCAGCGAATACGAAGCGCTTCAAACATTTCAGTTTAGCATAGAAGGGAGAGGACAGTGGCAGTGTGCCAAAATGGAGCAAGCAGCCCCAGTCAATGCTAACTACGATTCATTAGAAGTCTCTCCAGGCGCAGTTCCTCTCTGATAAGTATGGCTCTGCTGGTTGAGACCAaaggctgatctagtccaatATTCTGTTCTCTCCATGGTGGTTGTGCTTCAGCACAaattcctgctgcctccccccctttcttgccAGGGAGAGTGCACTGAGGGACTTTTCAGTCTAGCACAGAAGGGGAACAGCAGAAGTGTGCCAAAACTGAATAACCAGTCCTGGTCTGCCTGTGAATATTTCTGAGGCTGCCTCAGGCACATGAAGAGCAAATGTTTCTGAGCATCTGACCTGCAAACTGTGTTTGCAGAGGAGAGAGGAGTCCAGTTTCCCAGCTACGATTTCAGGCTGTGCATGAATCAATCTCTGAGGAACAGGAAATAGGACTGAGTTGgatatggctctctctctctctctctctctctctctctctctctctatatatatatatatatatatatatatatatatatatatctttttaaatgaaataaataagaaaagtgAGGTGATGTGATGCCACTGTACTCCGTACACACAGATGTCATATCATGCACCTTTTAAAGTGAAACATTACTGGGGTGTGTGAGAtgacaggaacacaggaaggtgtcttatacagagtcagaccattggtccatctaggtcagttttgtctacacagactggcagtggctctccggggtttcatactgggaacattcccagccctactgggagatgctggggactggacctggaccttctgtgtgcaatacaaatgttctgctgctgagctaaaGCCCATATTTTCCAGTGAGGCACAATATGAATGCCTACTTTTGCAGTACAGAGTCTATTAATGCatcttttttccagtttttcaaatttcatttatacttttcaagtttatacatttcactaattttgcaatcattttaacatttcaaaacttaacTTCCTTCCcactctttctgtggttccttaaatttatttatttatttatttatttatttatttatttatttatttatttaaatctttattgaggattgtaacattcatacattaaaaacaatgcacaacaaaacaaacctcacacacacacacataaccataatacatcaaaaagaaatttgaacaaaacaaatcatacatattcattcattgaatcatgctatctattaataaaatatcaaaattcactacttaaataaataaatcataaccgatccaagttaatcataaatcataatacctagttgtaaacttgatttaggcttccgcctgccctcctcccttaaatttatttttaatatccactgcatatccaaattaacttaatttgctcatttattcacctacttcaaatatatactcttataaaactgcaggttattacaataatcgtGCCAATGATCTTAtccgtttacaatttatctgtaaatattcaataaaccaataaattcaataattgtattttaatgcatctttgtgctctctctctttccagattGTGCTGTGGTTCCAGCAAGGTGAGCTGTCGGGAGTGGATGCCTCGAGCCCCACACCCCGTAACTTGACATTCAGGTCGTCGGGGGCAGCCATGTCGAAGGAAGAAGCGGGCTGTAAGCTGGCCTCGGTCTACAAGCACAAAGAACGCAAACCCAAGAAGCCCCACTACATCCCCAGGCCATGGGGGAAGCCCTATAACTACAAGTGCTTCCAGTGCCCTTTCACCTGCATGGAGAAATCTCACCTTTACAACCACATGAAGTACAGCCTGTGCAAAAACTCCCTCTCGCTGCTCATCGAGTCGGACTGGCCCTATAAGAAGGGCAACCTCCTCCACCCAGATCTCCGACTCCTGCATGCCACAGAGGCTTCGCGGACTCGCGGGAGGCCTGATGAGCCCGAGGTGCGTGCCTCGGGGGCCACTGGAACCACAAACCACAAGCAGGCAGCGGACAGGGAGAGCGGCGGAGACAAACTTGCAGGCACTGAAGACGTGGCCTCGGAAAGGATGAGTGATGAAACCAACCAGttccaagaggaggaggaagaggaagaggaggagctgtcCGGGCTGCTGCAGGACATGGACtccggggagaagaaggagaaggcgaAAGAGGTCAGCCCTGCTGGGGAGGACTCAGCAGAGCCTGACATGAACACCTTGCTCTTCCGGTTTAAAAATAAGAGGGATAAGCCTTGCAAAGACCCCACGCCGGACTTCATCATCACGGATGTCTTCTCCTTGAAGAAGCATGTGGTGAAGGGGAAAGAGCCACCTTCCCCTCTGGAGTTAGAAGCCAAACCAAAGCATTGCAAAATACCCAAAAAGTGCCCCGGGGCTGGCGGGGTCCTGATGGAACAATGGAAGCTAGTAGCCAATGGGCAAAGGAGAGGTGCCAGTGAGGTCCCAACCTTGTCTCCCGATGGCAACATCATTCCCTGTTACCCTCCTCCAGCATACGGTGAATACCATGAACCCCAGAGCCTCAACCTCTCTTTGCTGGGGATCAACTATCCATTGAACCCCAACCTCTTCTCTTATCTCAGCCCTTCTGTGACCAGCAGCACCACACCACACTCCCACCTGACCCAGCTGCCTTTCCTGGCCTCCACTGCCCAGCTGATGCACCCCCATTCTGCTCATTTCCAGCCCCTGCAGAACCCTGAGAGGTCGGCCTTCCTGCCCCGCTTCTACTACCCGCTCCTCTTTGAGCATTCTTTTGGTTCAGCGGAAAACAAGATGGCCGCCACCAAGCCTGAGGCCCAGCAACAACCCGCAGCCGCCATGCCCGCTCCTCCCCAGGCCAAAACCCCCACAGAGCCCCCAAAAGCTGGCCTGCTGAAGGTGCCAGTGCTGAAGACTGGCCATCCTTGGGTGAAAGGGTTTCGGGAAGAGCCACCTCCTCCTGAAACAAGCCACAAAGCGTTGCTGCTCCAAGCTGAAGAGGAGAAATGGCTGCTCCGCGAGAAGGAGAGCGGTTCTTTCCTGGGTGTCAACAGCCTGTGCAGAAAGCCAGTCCCTGATGCCTACCGGAGCATCGCGGGTTTAAAAGAGGGAGCCGCCCTTCTCCCCAATAGCGTCAGGAAGGCAGAACTATCCACGGCCACTTGCTTGGATAGTGGAGGGAACAACCACAGCAACCTGAAGAGGAAATTTGCAGGGAACAGCCTTGATTTTGTAGGCGCTGATGTACTGACTCCTGCAAAAGTCACATACCAAGCCAGGTATAATGTGCTACGTGGCCTCCATCCCTAATACATGCTTCGTAATTTATCCTGtgtggcaggaatggggaatctcagactcaggggccaaatgcagcccaccaaGCCTCTCTATATGGCTCTGGGGATTTTCCCCAATCACACaccctctctccaggccacactcctcagCAGCCCTGCTTCAGACCATTCCTTGAgcctttttgcctggctgggatgtttCCTTGAATTCTGATTGCACAGATGGAGGAGAGGCAGGGGGTGTGTATATGTAAAAGTAGCCCACTGTGCAAAGATAACATTCACTTccattgctccactcacttttatCTCTGGCCGCAAATgggcatgtggcctctggaaagTTGCTTGGAAGTGAATGTGGCCCCTGAGCTGAATTAGGTTCCCATTCCTGCTCTAtagcaatttttcttttctttttttaaaatgaattttcctCAATATGTATACATACAAATACAAAGTGGGGAATGAGATTAGGGTTACATCCAGGGTTATCAAACTAGGGACCTCTATTTTAACAGGCTGCTGCAGAGTCCGGGCCAGTACAGAGTGATGGGCACACAGACCAGAGACTTGTTAAAGGAAAGCTTAGAGTTGTTTGGAACACATGATGCAGTCAGACCATTTTGGCCATTCAAGCTATTGCTGCCTACTCTGTTTTGCAGTGGGCAACCAtgtatccacccacccaccaggcaCACTGGTTACTTCCAGACAGCCTGTTCCTTGAGCATTCATCTCGATTTGTTTGCACAGGGTCTGATGGGATGTTAGATGGCaccagctatttattgagcattcatctcaATTTATTTCTGAGGATGTTAGATGAAGTTGAGCCATTTTTATCTCCCTGCTGTCCGGTACATttttctgtcactttccttatcacaaaaagtctgtGGGCATGTCTTCGGGCTGCTGTGGTATTTGGCTAGGAATCAATCACATACTGTCAAATGAAGGTGATGCCAGTTGCTTGGGAGCTCTTGcagaacaaacccacttccccgaAGATTACAATAAGGAAAGTGGGTGGGAAGCTGCACTGGTAGGTGTGGGgtgacacttgctttgatgcaatgtaATCTAATCTCCCTGCACACAAATCAGAAAGATTGCTCGTTAAATAGCCAACATCGTGTAATCTTATATGATGTTCCTCTTGCTGCCCTTATCAGAAAAGTTCATTGCAATGGTGGTGGTAGGGTTGTTGAAGAATACATGAAAATGAATGGCTGCAGTGCCCTGTGGTTAAGCCACTGTACAAAACAACATCTGCTACTAGGGAGCTGTCATTGAAAAATATTACCAAAGTGGTATCTGGCATCAAGGAAGTTATCTAAGAAACCTAATGCTTCTCCTATATGTTGGAGAGGGTGAAGTTTGGTCAgtacatacctccacatgtggtaggATTGCCCCAGGTGCAAGAGTTTGGGATGGTGGTGTGCCAGGATACCAATGTGATTCCTGGTCAATGGATACATTGACCAATGCTGGTCAACACTGGACCAACATCCATCTCCAACACCGTATTTCTGGATAGAAATTTAGACATTAATCATAAAGAGCTGTTGAGTCCATTTACTCTCAGTTGCAGAAGCAATTGTAGCTCAGAATTTGAAGACACTTCAGAATGTAAATATTGTACAAAAAAATGGCAATGGTACAAAAAAATGTGCTCTTTCAGAGAAAATCAATTTAAATTTTGCAACGTGAATTTGTTGATGTGACTGATTCCCACCCAAGAATAGTTACAATCTGGAAGCACCCCTTGCAAACTCATTCAACCAAACCAGAGAGGTCTTATTTTACTTTAGatgttgttctgttttttttgccctgcttcattAACAGTTCTCTTCCACCctgtctgtttttttgttttttttgtcccTCTACCTTTAGCAGTTTAAGAGCTGCCCCTATGCAACCCTCAAAGTCTCTGGATCATTGGCACGTAGAACTCCATGCCTGCCCACCTGAAGACCAGGAAAAGATTGGCGGCTCTGACATTTTATCCCCCATAATTACACCTTCGGACCACCTACTTTTCAAGCCAAGCAAAGCAGAAGCTGTAACTGTTGACCCGAGAGACCCAGAGGCAACAACAGTGCTCATTGGTGACTTGTCCAAAACTTTAGAGGAGTATCAGGATGTGGAGAAGAAGCTCTCAGACCTGGCCAAAGAGGACAGCCCAGCGCAGAAGCAGCTAAGGGACCAGCTAATCAAAATCCGGCAGGAATTGTTCCATATCCACCAAGCACTGGAGAAGGCAGCCAAGCCCAGCGAGGGCCCTTTGGATCTCTCGGTGAAAAGGTCCTCAAGAGGTTTGGAGAAAGGATACCAGGACAAGAAGGAACCCAAGGATGCGCTTGGTGTTGGGAAGGTCTATGACAAGGATCCAGGTTCCATCAATAGATGCTTGGTGGTGGGTGAAGCTAGCGAAGAGGATGAGGCATCTGATCGTCTTGTTGAGACAGAGAACAAAACCATTGACCTGTTGATCAAAATGAGTCGTTCAGAGGCTCTCCGGAGAAGCTCCTCTTCAGACACCCACCTGGGAGCCGTAATCAAAGCCGAGGTGCTCCCACTCACTGTCCCACTAGAACTCAGGCACGTGATGGAGCCCTATTACAGCCGTACCACCAAGTGTGAGGCAGACTCCAGTGTCCTGCTGTGCACAGATGGGAGACCCAACCCCAACCAAGGCCCACCACTTCCTGTGACCGAAGACATCCCGGCAATGGGGTGTCGAGCCATCCCACGCTCCCTGTCATGTGGTCTGCCAAATGAGACAGACAGGGTGTGCATCCACAGTCCTATAAACACAGACCCGTGATCCTCTCTGTTTGCACTTGCCCAGAGTGCTTCGACATATCCCCTGCCCACAAAACTCCCTTTCCACACTCTTCCTGCAAACTCCAACAAACAGTCAAAAAAGGCTTTGAGGTCTGGAAGGTGCCCTACCCATCACAATGGCCTCTTGAACTTTGTGACATGAAATCCAGGTGGATCATATAGCATCCCCTTTTCAGATATTTATGAAATGGAGCTGCATTTGAAAAGTCCCATCCACACCTGTACGTCCTCCTCTCATTATGTCCCCAATCTGCAGACCTGGAGATGGTTGGGGAGCAAATTGTATCAACGCCTTTTGAAAGGACATGTGTAAGAAGGGGATCTGCCCATTTCCTTCCTTATCAGCTAAGCAAGATACATTTTCTGATAAGGCTAGCTTCCAGATTACCTGTTTATTAAGCAGTCATATGGATTGGGTTCCACAGAGTTTGTAGAGAGCTTAGATGACATTGCATCAGGCAAATgttaccccacacttttcagGTAATATCCCCATCACTTGTCTTGTTGCAAAAGGTCTGGGTTTTTATGGGGGGCAGCTTTGTTGTGCAAGAGTGCCATGTCATCTGTTAagtgtgcaacctgaatttgccagtatgcggTTAAATTCCacccaaaatagtgacagtttCTGGAAGCTCCCATGGTCTCTTTTGAAGATGGATTAAAGAGGCTGATGGATCTCATCCCCTAAGAAATCAGCATCATTGAGCACCCAAAAAGTAAAAATGAGGCAGAACCACTGCAGGACTTTCAGACAAATTGTGGATTAGCTATGTAGTCCACTattataccattttaaacagtcaaggcttcccccaaataatcataGGAAGTGTAGTTTCTTAAAGTTCcggagagtttttaggagacccctatccccctcacagagctacaactcccatagttccttgggaagagggattgactgttaaaccactctgggaaatgtaaccctgtgaagggaatagggatctcttggcaattctcagcacccttaacaacctacagtttccaggaatctttggggggaagctgtgactgtttaacGTGGTACAGCACTGCTTTGTGTGTACTTACTTACTGGTTTAGTACTGGAAAATGTTGGGGAAGCACAATTCTTTCCTTCATGTcaattttaaaagcttccctttccTGACAATATTCAGATAAGTGGTTATCTTTCTACACCACAGCTTCAATTGTTAAACTGGTTTAAACATCATTCCATGTCCTGTCCCTGTAGTTTTACGATAGGGGTTACACGGGAATGGGAAATTTGTGTTCCTccaatgttgttggacaccagctctcatcaaccccagccagcatggctgatgggtaGGGATGATGGAAAGGGTAGCCCAAAAATATCCGGAGAGTTATAGATTCAGCATCCCTGAACTTTAGCTCCAATAGAATTCACACCAAGCAACactttccaaggattctttgctGGAAACCAAGCCACTGAAACTGGTATAGAACTGACACAAGCTTGGAGTTTAGACAGGGCGCAAGGAAGCAAAGGATCCCATCGCAATTCCCCGGCCCTCCCATCTGCTTAAAGAAGTGACAGTGTTCAAAATTACCGCTTGTCTTTATGCAGTCCTATGACAGGGATGGGGGATGGGGGCTTGTGGCCTTCCATTGTTattagaatcataagagttggaagggactcccaagggtcatcgagtccaaccccctgcaatgcatccatgacatatggccatccaacctctgcttaaaaacctccaatgaaggagaatccacaacctcctgaaggagTCCAGGACTCTGATTGTTGGgggtccagcaacaactggaaggtCACAGCTTTTCTATCTCTGCACAGTGCACTGGGAGATGGCAGCATTTTGAGATTTCATGAGGGAAGGGAGTTTTCTCGGCCTAGCGGCCTATGGTTCTGAGGAGGCAGTAAACACCTGAAGATCAGCATAGTGTCTTATTCCTTAAAGGATTCTGTACACATTGCAGTTATTCTACCCACAGAAgaatatgaataaaaaaattaaaaaattgtccagtagcaccattgagaccaactaagtttgttctgggtataagtttttgtgtgcatgcacaagaaagcttatacccagaacaaacttagttggactctgtaaggtgctactggacaattttttaatttttttatttatttcaactgcggcagaccaacacggctacctacctgaatacaGAAGAATATGAGTTTACTATAATGTGTAAGTTTGCCGGAAGTGTTGTTTACATCACTAGAATGGCAGAAGCTGTTTGGtagttttacttttgtttcttttctttaaaacaaacaaccaaaaaacCATACTTACACAACACAGGCTAACGATGTGGTTCAATTGTCAGCAGAGACTGTTATGGAACAgaactgtattcaaggctgtatCCACAGTAGAtatttccagatgacctgtttattgaatattcatcctgatttgtttacagggaggttagatgacattgtaACAAAAGCAAGTATCATTTCATACTTTCTGGTCACTTTCCTTATTACACATAAGTTTGATTCTttgaggaagcaggtttgttgcgccTGAGCTCCCAATCAGCTATAATGGCACATCCTGAATATgctggcatgtgattgaatcccaccctaaaatagcaacagtctggatgCACTCTGCTTTCAACTGCATTCAAGGTAGGCAACAGggatggatttgttgttgttgttcttttgtttcTAGAGAGCTGGAAGCAGCATGAGGGAGATGACATTATGCACATCATATCAGggatacacaaatacacaaaaagtGGCCTTACATCAAGCTGGACCATTATCCCATCTGACCAAGCACTATCTGCTttgattgacagcagctctccaagatctcAGTCCATTGTCTTTTCGAGACGT
The sequence above is drawn from the Lacerta agilis isolate rLacAgi1 chromosome 13, rLacAgi1.pri, whole genome shotgun sequence genome and encodes:
- the PRR35 gene encoding proline-rich protein 35, whose product is MDALRPHLQTIYTYRTISNASHFHRENIRQSTEGEGERGSRDRRSCFKIVLWFQQGELSGVDASSPTPRNLTFRSSGAAMSKEEAGCKLASVYKHKERKPKKPHYIPRPWGKPYNYKCFQCPFTCMEKSHLYNHMKYSLCKNSLSLLIESDWPYKKGNLLHPDLRLLHATEASRTRGRPDEPEVRASGATGTTNHKQAADRESGGDKLAGTEDVASERMSDETNQFQEEEEEEEEELSGLLQDMDSGEKKEKAKEVSPAGEDSAEPDMNTLLFRFKNKRDKPCKDPTPDFIITDVFSLKKHVVKGKEPPSPLELEAKPKHCKIPKKCPGAGGVLMEQWKLVANGQRRGASEVPTLSPDGNIIPCYPPPAYGEYHEPQSLNLSLLGINYPLNPNLFSYLSPSVTSSTTPHSHLTQLPFLASTAQLMHPHSAHFQPLQNPERSAFLPRFYYPLLFEHSFGSAENKMAATKPEAQQQPAAAMPAPPQAKTPTEPPKAGLLKVPVLKTGHPWVKGFREEPPPPETSHKALLLQAEEEKWLLREKESGSFLGVNSLCRKPVPDAYRSIAGLKEGAALLPNSVRKAELSTATCLDSGGNNHSNLKRKFAGNSLDFVGADVLTPAKVTYQASSLRAAPMQPSKSLDHWHVELHACPPEDQEKIGGSDILSPIITPSDHLLFKPSKAEAVTVDPRDPEATTVLIGDLSKTLEEYQDVEKKLSDLAKEDSPAQKQLRDQLIKIRQELFHIHQALEKAAKPSEGPLDLSVKRSSRGLEKGYQDKKEPKDALGVGKVYDKDPGSINRCLVVGEASEEDEASDRLVETENKTIDLLIKMSRSEALRRSSSSDTHLGAVIKAEVLPLTVPLELRHVMEPYYSRTTKCEADSSVLLCTDGRPNPNQGPPLPVTEDIPAMGCRAIPRSLSCGLPNETDRVCIHSPINTDP